The genomic window AAGCGTGAACACGGCAACGACCGCGATGCCGAGGCCCTTCGCAATCGGGATCGGTACGAAGCGGGTGCACACCGCAGCGAGCCGCCTAGCGCACCAGCGCAACCCCCGCGCCGCGAGAAGTAGTAGGACCGCAACCACGAAAGCAACGACAAGTACAGCGACGTAGAGAACGCGGCCGGGCCCTTCGACGTCGACTTCCACGAGCTTTCGAACGATCTCCTGCCACCAGGAACCCAGAATCAGGAACAGTGGGACCGCGACGGCGGCGGTCACGGCAAGAGCCCACCAGCCGTACCTTTTGGTCGTCTCCGACCACGTCGGTCTGATCCCGCAGGCGTGGGCAATTCCGATCAGAAGGCACCCGATGCCGTACCCGGTGGCGACGCTGATGCCGGTGGCAACCCCCTGCAGGTACCACGCCCGGGGCAGAAGGGACGGGGTCATCGAGAAAGCGAAGAACACCGTCGCGAGAAACAGTGCGGCGGGTTCCAGGCGCCGGAAGAACCGCCGCAGTTTCTGCATCGTCACACCCTAAATGTGAGGAGCCCCGGCCGCATGGGTATGCAGCCGGGGCTCGTCGCCGATAACGGTGTTCGGTGGCCTCAGAGGCCGAAGGGCAGAACTCCAGGCGCAAGTTCGAAGCCGCTGCTACCGGCTGATGCTGTGCCGAGGCCGCCGAGGATGAGATTGATGAAGTTGGTGAGCATATGAGTCTCTCGTCTTTCGTATGGATTCAGTGCGAACCCGCTCGAGGGTACCGGGACTGCTGGGGGTAGGGCAGGGCTCGGATCAGATTCCCATGCCGTTGGCAAGCAACGGCCAGGAATCGTGAAGGGCTTCTTCCCAGTACGGCCAGTAGTGCGTGCCGACCGGCGGGAACTGGTACGTCGCGGGGATGCCGATCGAATCCAGCTTGTTCTTCAGGTTGTGCGAGCAGTAGTTGGTCGCGCCTTCGATGACGACACCCAGGCCGAGATTCACGACGCCCTGAGGGCCACCGGCCTCGTCGATGTAGTACCGCGCATCCTCGGGGGTCGGAAAGCCGTTGCCGCTGGAGATGTACAGGTTGGTGCCGCGAAGCTTTTCGGCATTGATGACCGGGTCGTTCTCGGCCCAGGCCGGATCGTTGTCGGGGCCGTACATGTTGACGGTGTTTCCGCCCGACCAGGTCTCGACGGAGAACTTGACGAACTGCCTGCCGAGCGGGTCCGCGATCTGCGCGCAGCCACTGTAGGCGGCGACGGACTTGAAGAGACCTGGCTTCGCTTCGGCCAACTGAAGGACCGCAGTGCCCGACGTCGACAAGCCGGCCAGCGAGTTCAGGCCGGTCGAACCGAGGGCGTCATCGAGAAGCGGAGGCAACTCTTCGGTGAAGAAGGTCTTCCACTTGTTGACCCCGAGCTTGGGGTCCTCGTTGCGCCAGTCGGCGTAGTAGCTTCCGCGACCACCGATGGGCAGAACGACGTTGACGTTCTTGTCGGAAAGGAACTCCAGGGCGTCGGTCTGCTGCTGCCAGTTGGCTGTTCCCTCGCCGGCGTCGAGCCCGCTGAGGAGGTAGAGGTTGGGGGCCGGTTTGGAATCGTCGGCCGGGCGCTGCACGTCGACCTTGATGTCCTTCTTCATCGCCGCCGAATACACCTGTAGGTGCCAGGTGCGACCGTCCTTGTCGATGGACGACACGGCCGATGCCTTCTCCGGCTGGGCCGAGGCCACACCGCCGAACGCGGCTATCGTGAGAGCGGCGGCAGCAACAACCACCGAGTTACGCAGCAACGCGCGGTTGCGTGATGAGATGAGTTTCATCGTGAAATCGATTCCCAGTCCACGGGTCACCATCGGCGACGCCGTTGTTGCAGTTGGTCCCCACTCAGCCGTGCTTGCGTACGGCACCGATGCGGTCGTGTCTTCGACACCTTATGTCTTGTTTCTCGCCCTGTTCGTTACTGGGTCGTATCCAATGCGGTCCGACGCCCGGAGTCAAGCCTCGATGAGGTCGATCGAATCTCTTCTGTCGGTAGCCTGAGATGCATGCGCCGAGCCGTGGTGACCGTCCTCGTAGTGGGTGCCGTCGGCGTGGTTGCCATGGCAGGTTGTTCGACTGCCGGCGTGACGGAAGATCCACCCCCACCCCCACTCGACTACGTCGCTCTCGGCGATTCCGCGGCGTCGGGACCATTGATACCTCCGTCGACGGGCACGCCCGGATGCTTGCAGTCCGGCTCCAACTACCCCCACGTTCTCGCGACTCTGATCGATGCCGAGACGTTCACGGACGTTTCCTGCTCCGGCGCGCGCTCGGAGAACATCGCCACCGAGCAGCAACAGACCAACAGTGGACCGATTCCGCTCCAGATCGACGCGCTGTCGCCTGAGACAGATCTGGTCACCATCACGATCGGCGGCAACGACGTCGATTTGGTCTCGCAGGCCCGTGGCTGCGTCAACTTCTCTCCCGAACCGAACGGCACCTCGTGCGCGGATGCGTTGACGGCAGGAGGTGTGGACGTCATAGGCGACGCCACCTCGGAGGCCGCGTCGGGTTGGGGGCAGGTCTTCGACGCGATTGCCGACCGAGCACCGAATGCCCAGCTGCTCGTCGTCGGCTACGGGACATACGTGCGCCCCGGTGGGTGTTACGGAACGCAACCGGTCTGGGCGCGCGATGCCGACTACCTACAGCGAAGCGTCGACGCAATGAACGACGCCTTGGCCGCGCAATCGGAGGAGCACGGCGCGCGGTTCGTCGACGTGCGCGAAGTCAGTGTGGGTCACGACGCATGTGCGGCACCGGACGAGCGCTTCCTGGAGGGTGTGATTCCGGCGAACCCCGCAGCGCCGCTGCACCCCACAGCCGCAGGAATGGCAGCATTCGCCCAGGTTGTCGCTGGTTCGCTTAGTCTCTAGCTCACTGCGCCCAACGGGGGTGCACCCGATTCCGGTAGGTGGATTCAATGGCATCACTCGACGAACTCCTCTCGCAGATTCCGATCGGCCAGATTGCATCCAAGCTCGGTGTGGACGAGGAGACCGCACGGTCGGCCGTCACCCGGGCAGTGCCGACGCTGGTCGGCGGACTCGAAGCGAACGCCAAGGATCCGGCAGGGGCGGCATCCTTGGAAACTGCGCTGCACCAACACAGCTCGTCGGGGTTGCTCGACGGCGGTGTCGACATCGACCAGGTCGACGAAGCCGACGGTGCGAAGATCGTGTCGAACGTGTTCGGCGACAAGAAGTCCGAGGTAGCCAGCGCTCTCGGTGGAATCAGCGGCGGCGCGGATAGCGGACTCGTCGCCAAGGTGCTTCCTATTCTGGCGCCGATCGTGCTGGCCTATCTCGCGAAACGGTTCACCGGAGGACAGGCGGATGGATCATCCGGTGGCGGGCTCGGCGATCTGCTCGGCAGTGTTCTCGGTGGCGGCGGTTCCGGCGGTACTGGGGGTACCGGTGGGTTGGGCGGTGTCCTGGGCGGAATTCTCGGCGGGAGCTCCGGCGGGTCGGGCGGTGGGCTCGGTGACCTTCTCGGCGGACTGCTGGGTGGCGGAAAGAAGTAGGGCGACTACGCACACAGGATCGGGGGCCACGATCGCGTAACTGGACCGATACTTCGGGCTCCGGCGGTGTCAGAGTTGACGCATGGTGTCGACGACCGCAGCCCTCGGAGTGTTCGCTGTCGCCCTTGCGATGGTGCTGACCCCGGGCCCGAACATGGTGTATCTGGTGTCGCGCAGCATTTCTCAGGGGCGCAGTGCTGGTCTGGTGTCGCTCGCGGGCGTTGCGCTGGGGTTGGTCGTGTACGTGATCGCGACCAACCTCGGTCTCGCCGCCGTGTTCGCGGCTGTACCCACGCTGTACCTCGCCATCAAGATCGCCGGTGCGTGCTATCTGTTGTGGCTGGCCTTCTCTGCTTTTCGCGGCGCGACCAAAGTGTTCGAAGTAGCTGGCCTACAGCATGATTCGAACGCAAAGTTGTTCGTGATGGGGTTGCTGACCAACCTGCTCAACCCGAAGATGGCCGTCATGTACATCTCGATCATTCCGCAATTCGTCGATCAAGCTGCAGGTTCGGTGTTTCTACAGGGGGTCGTGCTCGGCGGGGTGCAGATTGTCGTAGCGGTTGCTGTCAACGCGTTGATCGTTCTCGGCGCCGGGTCGATTGCGTCGTTCCTCGCCGTTCGGCCGACGTGGATGAGGCTGCAGCGCTATGTCATGGGAACTGTACTGGGGCTACTGGCTGTTCGGCTCGTGACCGACGGAGGCCGCCCGGCTCCTGCGTGATCGACGCTTGTCGGGATCCTGCCGCTCGCGCATCATCTCCGACGCTGCGGGGCCTGCAACGAAGTGGGCTTTGCTCTCGCCGAGGGTGCGGCCGGTGTTGCGGTCGACGAACACCGGGTCGATGGTTTGCCCGTCGGCGTCGACCAGGACCACCTCCCGGTCGTCGTGCTCGATGTGTTTGTTTCCCCACGCGTACAGCGCGACGATGACGGAACTGAGTTCGCGGCTGCGTTTCGTCGCGAGGTATTCGTAGCGCGCAGGCCGGTCGCTGTACTGGCGGCGTTCGAGCAATCCATCGTCGACGAGAGATTTCAGCCTGCGGGTCAACATGTTCGGCGCGATTCCGAGGTTGCGTTCGAACTCGTCGAACCGCGTGAAACCGTCGAGTGCGTCGCGCAGTATCAGTAGCGTCCACCACTCGCCGACCTGTTCGAGTGCCCCTGCGATGGGGCACCCCATCGAATCGAAACCGCTGCGCTGCATGTGCTACCTCGGAGCTATGACGAGCAATGAACTGGTGCCGGTTGCAACGAGCTTACCGTCCTTGTCGACGATCGATCCTTCGGCGAAGATGACCCGGGATCCGCGTTTGACGACGGTGCCTGTGCCGATCAGTGGTCCGCTGGTGTCGAGGATGTTGCGCAGGTAGCTGACGTTCAGATCGATCGAGGTGTATCCGGTTCCGGCCGGAAGCGTCGTATGTGCCGCGCAGCCGACGAGGGTATCGAGAAACGTGCATGCCAGTCCGCCGTGCACAGTGCCGATCGGGTTGTAGTGCGCCTCGCTCGGTGTGCACTGAAATACCACCTTGCCGTCCTCGACCTCGACCGGCGCGAATTGCATCAGCACGGCGATCGGCGGTGGAGGCAGCTCGCCCGACGCCACCGCCCGCATCACTTCCAGGCCGTTCATCTGTGACGCCTCGCGTAGTACTTCTTTCGGACTGACCCAGGAGAAGGTCTGCGAACGCAGGTGTTCCTCGGTGATCATGGCTACCCCTCGACGCTAGTGACTTGCACGATGCAAGTCAGTATGCGCGTCCGCGCCCGTGCGCGCAAAGTGACAGAGGGAGGTAATTACTCACTCACGATCGGTGACCTGGTCGTGCGTGCGTAGTAGCACCGGAAGGTAACTACGCACGCACGGGCGGCGAAGCCGCATACGCCCGCCACCCACCGAACTCGGTGATGTCGGTGCCCGCCTCGCCGGCCTCGTAGGAGCAGCAGAACCCGGTCACCCAGCGCCCGTCCGACAATTCGACGGAGGTCAGTCCCATCGGAACCGGCAGACCGGCGAGGAATGTTCCCAGGCCTGCCGCGGACATTCGGTAGAGCTCTCCTGCGATCGGAGCGCCGAGACCAGGTCCGTGCCTGACGAGACCTGGTTTCGGCGGAGTCGTTCCGAGGTCCACGAAGCGGTAGGCATCGGAGGTCACCACATCACCCTGGAAGCGGGCACCGCGGTCGGTCAGTTGGTGGTGAACGGGAAAGCCTTTCAGATGGGCGCCGACTACGAGAACGTCGATGCCCTCGTCGACCAATGTCGGAGACGGTTCCGCCACGAGTGCGGCCGCGATGTCGGTGGCCACTTGGTCGTGGAATGCTGGAACCACCACCATCACACCGAATGGATCGCCGATGCCGGTCGACTCCCCCGGTACCGCGACTGCAGCCATGTCGAGCAGGTTGCAGAAGTTGGTGAAGGTGCCGAGGCGACGATTGATTCCCGTCGGATCGCGCTGCACTGCAGCAATTGTCGGATGCTCGGTGGTCGTGGGCAACAGCAGCCCGTCGAACCCACCGAGTAGCGTCTCGGCCAGACGCTTGCCCTCGGCGATGGCCGCCAGGTCGTCGACGTATCGATGCGCGGACGGCTCTGCGGCGCCCTGAACGATCTTCGCCACAGTCGGATCTGCCGATTCGGGTCCACCCGAAAGAAACTGTCCGACGGCCGAATAGCGCTGCGCGACGATCGCACCGTCGTACAACAAGGTCGCGATGGCCAGGAGCAGTGACACATCCACGACGTCGTAGGTGATTCCCTTCGCTTCGAGCCCGGCGACAGTCCTGGCGAATGCGTCCAGGTATTCGGGACTCGATGCGGCCAGATCCTCTGCGCGAGGGACGGCCAGCCGTGGAGTGTCTCCTACGGAGAGCAGTACATCCGATGGCCACGAACGACTTCGAGGATCGGCGTCGTCGTAGCCGGACATGATGCGAGTGGCGAGTGTGGCTGTCTCCAGGTTGTCTGCCATGACCGTCACGCAGTCGTAGTCGGCACACGCCGGCACGACGCCGGTGGCCGGGACGATTCCGAGCGTGGTCTTGATGCCGACGAGACCGTGGAAAGCCGCGGGCACTCGGCCGGAACCTGCTGTATCGGTGCCGATTCCAATGTCTGCGATACCGAGTGCAACCGCGACGGCCGACCCGGAACTCGATCCACCGGACACACGCTCGGGATCCCATGCGCATCGCACCGCGCCGTACGGACTACGGGTGCCGACGAGGCCCGTGGCGAACTGGTCGAGATTGGTCTTACCGAGAATCAGTGCGCCCTGCTCCACCAGCCGCGCCACGGCGGTTGCAGAAACCTCGGGTACGTAGGCGAACTCGGGACACGCTGCGGTCGTGGGAAGGCCCGCTACGTCCACGTTGTCCTTGACCGCGACGAGCATCCCGGCGAGCGGGAGCGTCGGGTCCAGCGCCTCGGCCTCGGCGAGCACGTCGTCCTCGCTTCGGAGAGTAATCCAGACCTCGGGCCGATCTGCCTCGGCAATTCGCTTGTAGGCCTGCCGAACTCGTTCCACTGGCACACCGGTCACTCCGCAGGCTGCGCTCCTGTCCTCTCCGGTCACTCCGCAGGCTGCGCTCCTGTCCTCAAGCCGCTGCATCGCCGGCCTCCTTCTTCGTGAACTCACCTGCGGCGGACCATGCTGTGCGTTCGGCGTCGAACGCCACCGACTGCACGCCGCGAAACTTCTCGATCGATTCGTGGTTGGCGGCCAGGAACTTGTCGTGCTCGGCGAGGGAGAATTCGCCGTCGGTGATGTCCACTCCGCCGCCGCGGCCTGCCGCCGTGTCCGCCCGCAGATCCATCAGTTCCTCCGGTTCGACTGGGTACCAGGAGATCCTGTCGAAGAATCTGAGCAGCCAGGGACTCTCTTTCTCGAAAGCGCCCGATTGCTCAGGGTATCGGTGGTTCCACACCTGCGTGGTGCGTCCGACGAATTGGTAGCCGCCCGGTCCCTCCATGCCGTAAATGCACAGGTACGCTCCGCCGATTCCCACGGCGTTCTCCGGCGTCCAGGTGCGGGCCGGGTTGTATTTGGTCGTGACAAGGCGATGGCGCGGATCGAGCGGCGTGGCGACGGGCGCTCCGAGATACACATCGCCCAGGCCGAGGACCATGTAGTCGGCCGCGAACACAGTGTCGAAAACATCTGCGACAGTGTCGAGCCCGTTCATTCTGCGGATGAACTCGATGTTCCACGGGCACCAGGGTGCGTCGGAGCGTACGCCGTGCATGTATCGGGCGATTGCCTCCCGGGTCGATGGATCGTCCCAGGACAACGGCATCCGGACAGTGCGCGACGGTACTACCAACTCCGATGCGGCGGGCAGGTCGTCCTCTATCTCGGCGAGCAAACCCATCAACGTGGTGATGGGAAGAACATCAGGATCGACCTTGACCTGCAGCGACCGGATACCGGGCGTCAGATCCATCAATCCCCTAGGTGCGATCGTTTCGATGCGCTGGTGCAATGCGTGCGCGCGTGCGCGTAACGCCAAGTCGAGCGTCATGTCTCCGTACTCGACGAGAACGTTGTCGTCACCGGAGCGGCGATACGTCACCGCGGTGTCACCGTCGCGCCGGGCGATCACCCCGTCATCGCCGTCTCCACCGGAAGAGAAGACCACCGGCAGGGAAGCCCTTCGCTCGAGGCCCAGTGCACCGAGTGCAGCTGCGTGCGCCGCTTTCACCGGCACGAACCGAATCGTGTCCCCTGGCTTCAACTGCCCGAGCTTCCATCGTTCGGCTGCGACAACAGTGACGGGACAGACGAATCCGCCCAGCGACGGGCCGTCGGGACCGAGCAGAATCGGGGTGTCACCGGTGAAGTCGAGGGCACCGACGGAGTACGCGTTGTCATGGATGTTCGACGGGTGCAGCCCGGCCTCGCCGCCGTCCGCGCGTGCCCATTCCGGCTTGGGGCCGATGAGCCGAACGCCGGTGCGATCGGAGTTGAAGTGCACTTCGTAGCGTGTCGAGTAGAGGGTATCGATGTCGTCGCGCGTGAAGAACTCCGGCGCACCGTGTGGTCCCTCGGTGACCGCGATGTCCCACGTCGACGTCAGCACCGGTCGATGCTCCATCGGGATGGAGCGGATGCGCGCGGCATCCGTGTTTCCCGTGATTTCGAGGATATCGCCGCCTGCGAGCGTGCCACCGCGGTGTCCACCGAACTTGCCGAGCGTGAATGTCGCTGCGCTGCCCAGGTACTCGTCGACCTCGATGATCCCCTGAATGGTCACGTACACCCGAAGGCCTGCGCCGCTGGTAGGTCCGATATCCAACACCGCACCTGCTGGGACGAGAACGGGACGCCATTGCGGTGCGTCCGTTCCGTCGATCTGCACCCGAGCGTCTGCGCCGGTGACACACACGTAGGTGTCGGCGTCGAAAGTCAGGGAAGGTCCGGACATTGCCGACTCCAAGCCCGGTGCACCCTCGGGATTGCCGAGGGCGACGTTGCCGAGGCGGAACGACAGATCGTCCATCGGTCCCGACGGCGGCACACCCACCTTCCAGTATCCGACGCGTCCTGGCCAGTCCTGCACGGTGGTGAGCATGCCGGGCCGCACGACGGTCATCTTGGTGAGGCTCATGACCTTGTCACCACCATGCGGACCTCGGTGGGGTCGAATCCGTTGCAGGGGTTGTTGATCTGCGGACAGTTCGACACCAGAACGAGCGTATCCACCTCGGCGCGCAGCGACAGCGACTTGCCCGGCGCCGACAGGCCGTCGACGATGCCGAGGGTGCCGTCGGCATCGACGGGAACGTTCATGAAGAAATTGATGTTCGATACCATGTCCCGCTTGCCGAGTCCCCACTTGGCTCCCTCGACGAGGAAGTTCTCGACGCAGGCGTGTTGGTGCTTGGTGTGGTGACCGTATCGCAGCGTGTTCGACTCCTGCGAGCACGCTCCGCCGACCGTGTCGTGATTGCCGACCTCGTCGGCGACGATGGTCATCAACGGTGTCGAATCATCGCTTCGTAGAACGGTTCCTGAGGTCAGGAACAGATTTCGCTGCGCGGTGATCGTCGCGGCGGCGGAATAACGGATGGAATGGTCCGCGGCTGCATACAGCAGAGTGTCGACGGCTTGGTTGCCGTGCAGGTCGATGATCGTGAGGACGTCTCCTGCTGCCACAACGGCCGACCAGGGTGCACGCGCGTCGGTGATCTGGTCGAGTACGACGGTGCCGAGTGTCGTTGTCATCGTGTGCCTTTCAGGTGCGATGCAGTCCATGCGTTCTCGGTGTTCCAGACGGCGCGTCGATACTCGGGATCGGTGTTCGCCAGGTCGAGTAGCTCGGCGGAGGCGTCCCAGGCCGTGACGTCGAGCGCGGTGGTGTCGAAGGTGTCCGAGGGATCGAGCGGATGTGCAGTGTTGGCCAGAAGCACTACGACAGGCAGATGGATCAGCAGGTCGACTTCGGTGCCGGGGCCGGCCGAACCGGTACTGACGAGTGCACCGTCCGCCTCGACACGAACCCCGTGGAAGAAGGACAGCGACGGAGGCAGATCGCGGGGCGTCAGCCCGTTCTTTGCGGCGGCGACGGTGAACAACTCACGTCCGGCAGGGGATGTCGAATGCAGTGCCCCAGTGCCGTACTTCGCGGCATTCGTTGATGCCGAGGTGGTTCCGCACAGTGCGTCGTGGTGTCCGGAGCTGTCTGCGACGACGGTGGCCAATACTCGACCTTGGTCCGAAAGCAGTGGGTGCCCGGTCCCGAGGTACGCCTGCCAGGGGACCTTGACGGTGTCCGCTGTGTTGAGTCGTTCCCACGGTGCGTCCGCTCGGTAGAGCAGAATGTTGACGCAGGCGGCGCCGTCGACGTCGCGCAGGCGAAGACGGGTTCCCCGATCGAGGATCGTGGTCGAGTATCGGCCGCCGGGAATTGTTTCGGCCCAGACGAGTTCGGCGCCGTCGGGCCCGGTGGGAACATCCACGGCCGCGGCTTGCGACCGAGCGTGTTCCTTCGCTGCGTGGGTGGTGGCGGTGCTCATGTGTTTACGCTCCGATCTGGACGGGCTTGGGATGCGCCTTGCCTCGGGGGAGGCACGCGATTCCGGCGACGATCACGGTGAGAACGGTGAGCGGTGCTGCCCACTGAAGGATCGGATATTCACCGGTGGGATTGAAGATCTCGGCGCGCGGCCACGACAGGTTGATCACCATCAGTCCGCCGTAGAGGACGGCCGCGATGTTTACGGGAATGCCGACCCAACCGAGGGTGAAAAGCTTCTTCCCCTCGGCGTCGACCTGGACGCCGCCGCGGGGCCACCCCTTGAGGCGCTGAAACAGCAGCGGCACGGTGACCATCATGTAGGCGAGGTAGATGAGCACGATGCACACGCTGGTGAGCGTCGTGAAGAGAGCAGCGTTACCGACGTTGACCGCGAGCACTGCGACACACGCGATTCCGATGAGAACCGAAGGCGCGATGGGTGTTCCGGTCTTGGAGTTGACCTTCGACAGCAGCTCGGAGGCCGGAAGTCGACCGTCGCGTGCCATCGAGAACATCAGCCTCGAGGCGGCGGTCTGAATCGCCAACGTGCAGATGAAGACGGCGATGGCGACATCGATCAGTAGTACGGTTCCCCAGGGCGAGGTGAGGATGGAGTCGATGACGTACGGCAGGCCTAGCGTCGCGAGATTGCCGTCGGTGAGCGAGGGCGCTGCCATCAGTGCGCCGACGATCATCAGACCGCCGCCGAGAGCGGACGCGGACAAGGCCAACCTGATCGTGCGTGGGGCGACGCGACGGGGGTTGTGAGTTTCTTCGGCAAGCTCACCGGCAGAACCGAATCCGACCATGACGTAGGCGGCCATGAGACCGGAGACGATCCACGCCCAGATGTACCCGGGCTCTGCACCTGCGGCACCGGTGTCGAGGACGACCTGGGGTCCACGCTGGGCGTGGGTGAAGAAGACAAGAACCAGCGCGATGACACCGACGATTTCACACGTGACGCCGATCGAGTTGATGCGCGACATCCAGTTCACGCCGATCGAGTTGATCGTCGTGGTGAGCACCAGCAGGACCGAACCTAGGATGACCGCGTTCGTCGCGCCGCTGGAAGAGGTGAGTGCCGGATCGTCCCCGACGATCTGGAATCCACTCCAGATGCTGGGCAGCACCACCTGCAGGGCGATCGCGGCGGCAGATGCGGTGACTATCTGCGCGATGATCATGAACCACCCGGCGAACCATCCGATGATCTCGCCACCCATTCGTCGCGCCCACTGATAGATGGCACCCGAAATGGGATATCGGGCAGCGAGTTCCGCGAAATTGAGCGCAACCATGAACTGACCGAGAAACACCAGCGGCCAGGTGAAGAAGAAGGCAGGTCCGCCGAAGCTGAAGCCGAGGGCGAAGAGTTGGAAGATGGTGGTGAGAATCGAGACGAAGGAAAAGCCTGCGGCGAACGATGCGAACTTGCCGAGCGAACGATGCAGTTGCTGTTCGTATCCCAGTTCCGCGAGATCGGAATGATCGCGCGGGAGCGGTGAACCCTCGGGCGCGGGCAGAGTAGTCGAGCTCATGTGAGTCTCCTGGAAGGAAGAAGAGTGTCCGACCGTCTGCGCTGCCGGTGCGGGGTTTCTGTCAGTCGATAGTTTTCCGCGCCTTCATGCCCCAGGAGTGACGCGCGTGCAACATGTATGTTTCGTAGATTTCTATCAAGTGACAGAAACTTCACGAGTCGACCTTCGGTGCCAGGATGGGTGCATGACGACCGCAGGCCGACCGAGGCTCAGCACCAAGAAGCGGCCGGGCGAGACGGCGCGCGAGGAGATTCTCGACGCTGCCGCGGAGCTGTTCACCACCCGTGGGTACACCAATACCTCCACGCGGATGATCGCCGAGGCTGTCGGGATGCGTCAGGCATCGCTCTATCACCACTTCGCGACGAAGGACGAGCTGCTCGACGCGCTCCTGAGCGGAACCGTCGACGCGCCGTTGGAGGTGGCGCAGGCGATTCACGCCTCGGCATCGCGGCCCGAAGTGAAGATGTATGCACTCGCTCTGTTCGACGCAGGACAGTTGAGTCGGTCGAGGTGGAATCTGGGCGCGCTGTATCTACTTCCCGAATTGCGTGAGGACCGGTTCGAGACGTTCCGCGCTCACCGGTATGCGCTGATGAACCGTTACGCCGAGATCGCGGCCGAGATGCTCGAATACGTCGACGGCACTCTCCCCGGCACGGAAGAGCTACCGTTCCGTCTCGTCGAAACCGTCGTCAACGGGCGTGCCGACGCGGAGAACGACCGCCCGTTAGCCGCCCCCGACTACGCCCGTGTGATCGCCGAGGCGGCGGTACGGGTGCTCGGCTGGACCGGGTCGGTCGACGCACTCCATGCGCTCCACGCCGAAGCCGTCGAACTTCTGGCTGACGCACCCGTGCGTGCGTAGTTACGCCGGAAGGTAACTTTGCGCGCACGGGCGGCGTTACCGCAGGTCCCCCATGTCCAGGACGAAGCGGTAGCGCACATCACCGGCCTCGAGGCGTTCGAATGCA from Rhodococcus sp. P1Y includes these protein-coding regions:
- a CDS encoding 5-oxoprolinase/urea amidolyase family protein — encoded protein: MSLTKMTVVRPGMLTTVQDWPGRVGYWKVGVPPSGPMDDLSFRLGNVALGNPEGAPGLESAMSGPSLTFDADTYVCVTGADARVQIDGTDAPQWRPVLVPAGAVLDIGPTSGAGLRVYVTIQGIIEVDEYLGSAATFTLGKFGGHRGGTLAGGDILEITGNTDAARIRSIPMEHRPVLTSTWDIAVTEGPHGAPEFFTRDDIDTLYSTRYEVHFNSDRTGVRLIGPKPEWARADGGEAGLHPSNIHDNAYSVGALDFTGDTPILLGPDGPSLGGFVCPVTVVAAERWKLGQLKPGDTIRFVPVKAAHAAALGALGLERRASLPVVFSSGGDGDDGVIARRDGDTAVTYRRSGDDNVLVEYGDMTLDLALRARAHALHQRIETIAPRGLMDLTPGIRSLQVKVDPDVLPITTLMGLLAEIEDDLPAASELVVPSRTVRMPLSWDDPSTREAIARYMHGVRSDAPWCPWNIEFIRRMNGLDTVADVFDTVFAADYMVLGLGDVYLGAPVATPLDPRHRLVTTKYNPARTWTPENAVGIGGAYLCIYGMEGPGGYQFVGRTTQVWNHRYPEQSGAFEKESPWLLRFFDRISWYPVEPEELMDLRADTAAGRGGGVDITDGEFSLAEHDKFLAANHESIEKFRGVQSVAFDAERTAWSAAGEFTKKEAGDAAA
- a CDS encoding urea amidolyase associated protein UAAP2 is translated as MTTTLGTVVLDQITDARAPWSAVVAAGDVLTIIDLHGNQAVDTLLYAAADHSIRYSAAATITAQRNLFLTSGTVLRSDDSTPLMTIVADEVGNHDTVGGACSQESNTLRYGHHTKHQHACVENFLVEGAKWGLGKRDMVSNINFFMNVPVDADGTLGIVDGLSAPGKSLSLRAEVDTLVLVSNCPQINNPCNGFDPTEVRMVVTRS
- a CDS encoding urea amidolyase associated protein UAAP1; amino-acid sequence: MSTATTHAAKEHARSQAAAVDVPTGPDGAELVWAETIPGGRYSTTILDRGTRLRLRDVDGAACVNILLYRADAPWERLNTADTVKVPWQAYLGTGHPLLSDQGRVLATVVADSSGHHDALCGTTSASTNAAKYGTGALHSTSPAGRELFTVAAAKNGLTPRDLPPSLSFFHGVRVEADGALVSTGSAGPGTEVDLLIHLPVVVLLANTAHPLDPSDTFDTTALDVTAWDASAELLDLANTDPEYRRAVWNTENAWTASHLKGTR
- a CDS encoding amino acid permease, giving the protein MSSTTLPAPEGSPLPRDHSDLAELGYEQQLHRSLGKFASFAAGFSFVSILTTIFQLFALGFSFGGPAFFFTWPLVFLGQFMVALNFAELAARYPISGAIYQWARRMGGEIIGWFAGWFMIIAQIVTASAAAIALQVVLPSIWSGFQIVGDDPALTSSSGATNAVILGSVLLVLTTTINSIGVNWMSRINSIGVTCEIVGVIALVLVFFTHAQRGPQVVLDTGAAGAEPGYIWAWIVSGLMAAYVMVGFGSAGELAEETHNPRRVAPRTIRLALSASALGGGLMIVGALMAAPSLTDGNLATLGLPYVIDSILTSPWGTVLLIDVAIAVFICTLAIQTAASRLMFSMARDGRLPASELLSKVNSKTGTPIAPSVLIGIACVAVLAVNVGNAALFTTLTSVCIVLIYLAYMMVTVPLLFQRLKGWPRGGVQVDAEGKKLFTLGWVGIPVNIAAVLYGGLMVINLSWPRAEIFNPTGEYPILQWAAPLTVLTVIVAGIACLPRGKAHPKPVQIGA
- a CDS encoding TetR/AcrR family transcriptional regulator encodes the protein MTTAGRPRLSTKKRPGETAREEILDAAAELFTTRGYTNTSTRMIAEAVGMRQASLYHHFATKDELLDALLSGTVDAPLEVAQAIHASASRPEVKMYALALFDAGQLSRSRWNLGALYLLPELREDRFETFRAHRYALMNRYAEIAAEMLEYVDGTLPGTEELPFRLVETVVNGRADAENDRPLAAPDYARVIAEAAVRVLGWTGSVDALHALHAEAVELLADAPVRA